The following coding sequences are from one Aggregicoccus sp. 17bor-14 window:
- a CDS encoding fatty acid desaturase, with protein sequence MATRFPADAPALDLPNLGVHALWAGWFGVLLRAWDAAPVPTRAALLLAGVALQFWSYAALHNHMHVPLARSRPLRFVLHRTLGLACGFPYRGYHLHHLNHHRFDNGEGDWGRLRPGEAALHYCARWALTPWLWPWVALGKVWGAARGRAQRLELLLDFAVVDGTVVALLVWRPALGAGYLAGLVVTQGCIHYLNLAAHHGTDARERTQLANTSRSRFYNRWFFNAGLHQAHHLRPQLPWRALEALTRELEREGRLPVHLTTGLSPLHPAWAARVVRGYDARACKPPADSRTTPAPPSGAT encoded by the coding sequence ATGGCCACCCGCTTTCCCGCCGACGCGCCGGCGCTGGACCTGCCCAACCTGGGCGTGCACGCGCTGTGGGCCGGATGGTTCGGGGTGCTGCTGCGCGCGTGGGACGCGGCCCCGGTCCCCACGCGCGCGGCGCTGCTGCTCGCGGGCGTGGCGCTGCAGTTCTGGAGCTACGCGGCGCTGCACAACCACATGCACGTGCCGCTCGCGCGCTCACGGCCCCTGCGCTTCGTGCTGCACCGCACCCTGGGGCTCGCCTGCGGCTTTCCCTACCGCGGCTACCACCTGCACCACCTCAACCACCACCGCTTCGACAACGGCGAGGGGGACTGGGGTCGCCTGCGCCCAGGCGAGGCCGCGCTGCACTACTGCGCGCGCTGGGCGCTCACGCCCTGGCTCTGGCCCTGGGTCGCGCTGGGCAAGGTGTGGGGGGCGGCGCGCGGGCGGGCCCAGCGCCTCGAGCTGCTGCTGGACTTCGCCGTGGTGGACGGCACCGTCGTCGCGCTGCTCGTGTGGCGCCCGGCCCTGGGCGCGGGCTACCTCGCCGGGCTGGTGGTGACACAGGGCTGCATCCACTACCTCAACCTCGCGGCGCACCACGGCACGGACGCGCGCGAGCGCACGCAGCTGGCCAACACCTCGCGCTCGCGCTTCTACAACCGCTGGTTCTTCAACGCGGGGCTGCACCAGGCGCACCACCTGCGGCCGCAGCTGCCGTGGCGCGCGCTCGAGGCGCTCACGCGCGAGCTCGAGCGCGAGGGGCGCCTGCCCGTTCACCTCACCACCGGGCTCAGCCCCCTGCACCCCGCCTGGGCGGCGCGGGTGGTGCGCGGCTATGATGCGCGGGCGTGCAAGCCGCCGGCGGACTCGAGGACTACGCCCGCGCCCCCGTCGGGCGCTACCTAG
- a CDS encoding Tex family protein, with protein MHAYAQELARELGLTPSQVDRTLALADEGATVPFIARYRKEATGGLDEVQIQAVLDRAAERAELDGRRDAIRHSLEEQGKLTPELLRALLAARTRTELEDLYLPYRPKRRTRAAMARERGLEPLADLLWRQEGARGESVDARVRPFVRPEAGVADAAAALAGARDICAERVAEDAALRRLAREACVREGQLASEVVAAKRAEAGKFEAYFSHREPLRTAPSHRVLALLRGEEEGLLKVRLDFPDAAVKAQLASRVVTRPQALFATQLQEAVEDGWERLMGPSLESELRGELKERADREAIAVFGQNLRHLLLAPPAGAKRVLALDPGLRTGVKAAMLGETGGLLETATLYSERGGEERARAARVLEALVRKHAPALVAVGNGTGSREAEAFVREALAALPEKPTLVSVSEQGASIYSASAVAREEFPELDVSLRGAVSIGRRLQDPLAELVKLDPKSIGVGQYQHDVDAGLLKKKLGEVVDSCVNAVGVDVNTASPQLLEHVSGVGPTLAKKLVAHRAQKGPFKSRKALLKVSGLGPKTFEQAAGFLRVRGEEPLDASAVHPERYEVVERMAKDLGVPLPQLVGKPELVRRVPLQRYVTQEVGELTLKDILAELEKPARDPRGDFTPPAHREDLTRLEDVKEGMLLQGVVTNVTAFGAFVDVGVHQDGLVHVSQLAQRFVKDPAEVVKVGDRLTVRVLSVDLARKRLGLSVRAVTEGAPPAAPGPRAPAPAKPPQRPAPAAPFNNPFGKLKR; from the coding sequence ATGCACGCCTACGCACAGGAGCTCGCCCGCGAGCTGGGGCTCACGCCCTCCCAGGTGGACCGCACGCTCGCGCTCGCCGACGAGGGGGCCACGGTGCCCTTCATCGCGCGCTACCGCAAGGAGGCGACCGGCGGGCTGGACGAGGTGCAGATCCAGGCGGTACTGGACCGGGCCGCCGAGCGCGCCGAGCTCGACGGGCGCCGCGACGCCATCCGCCACTCGCTCGAGGAGCAGGGGAAGCTCACCCCGGAGCTGCTGCGCGCGCTGCTCGCGGCGCGCACGCGCACCGAGCTCGAGGACCTCTACCTGCCCTACCGCCCCAAGCGCCGCACGCGCGCGGCGATGGCGCGCGAGCGCGGCCTCGAGCCGCTCGCGGACCTGCTCTGGCGGCAGGAGGGCGCGCGCGGCGAGAGCGTGGACGCGCGCGTGCGCCCCTTCGTGCGCCCCGAGGCGGGCGTGGCGGATGCGGCGGCGGCGCTCGCCGGTGCGCGCGACATCTGCGCGGAGCGCGTGGCGGAGGACGCGGCCTTGCGAAGGCTCGCGCGCGAGGCCTGCGTGCGCGAGGGGCAGCTCGCCTCCGAGGTAGTGGCCGCGAAGCGCGCCGAGGCCGGGAAGTTCGAGGCCTACTTCTCGCACCGCGAGCCCCTGCGCACCGCGCCGAGCCACCGCGTGCTCGCGCTCCTGCGCGGCGAGGAGGAGGGGCTGCTCAAGGTGCGCCTCGACTTCCCGGACGCCGCCGTGAAGGCGCAGCTCGCCTCCCGCGTCGTCACCCGGCCGCAGGCGCTCTTTGCAACCCAGTTGCAAGAGGCGGTGGAGGACGGGTGGGAGCGGCTGATGGGGCCCTCGCTCGAGAGCGAGCTGCGCGGCGAGCTCAAGGAGCGCGCGGACCGCGAGGCGATCGCCGTGTTCGGCCAGAACCTGCGCCACCTGCTGCTCGCCCCGCCCGCGGGGGCAAAGCGGGTGCTCGCGCTGGACCCGGGCCTGCGCACCGGGGTGAAGGCGGCGATGCTGGGCGAGACGGGTGGGCTGCTGGAGACGGCCACGCTCTACAGCGAGCGCGGGGGCGAGGAGCGCGCGCGGGCGGCGCGCGTGCTCGAGGCCCTGGTGCGCAAGCACGCGCCTGCGCTGGTGGCGGTGGGCAACGGGACGGGCAGCCGCGAGGCGGAGGCCTTCGTGCGCGAGGCGCTCGCGGCCCTTCCCGAGAAGCCCACGCTGGTGAGCGTGAGCGAGCAGGGCGCGAGCATCTACTCGGCCTCGGCGGTGGCGCGCGAGGAGTTCCCCGAGCTGGACGTGTCGCTGCGCGGCGCGGTCTCCATCGGGCGCCGGCTGCAGGACCCGCTCGCGGAGCTGGTGAAGCTGGACCCCAAGAGCATCGGGGTGGGGCAGTACCAGCACGACGTGGACGCAGGGCTGCTCAAGAAGAAGCTGGGCGAGGTGGTGGACAGCTGCGTCAACGCGGTGGGCGTGGACGTGAACACCGCGAGCCCGCAGCTGCTCGAGCACGTGTCCGGCGTGGGGCCCACGCTCGCGAAGAAGCTCGTGGCGCACCGGGCGCAGAAGGGGCCCTTCAAGAGCCGCAAGGCGCTACTCAAGGTGAGCGGCCTGGGCCCCAAGACCTTCGAGCAGGCAGCGGGCTTCCTGCGCGTGCGCGGCGAGGAGCCGCTCGACGCCTCCGCGGTGCACCCCGAGCGCTACGAGGTGGTGGAGCGGATGGCGAAGGACCTGGGCGTCCCTCTGCCGCAGCTGGTGGGCAAGCCCGAGCTCGTGCGCCGCGTGCCGCTGCAGCGCTACGTCACCCAGGAGGTGGGCGAGCTCACGCTGAAGGACATCCTCGCGGAGCTGGAGAAGCCGGCGAGAGACCCGCGCGGCGACTTCACCCCGCCTGCGCATCGCGAGGACCTGACCCGGCTCGAGGACGTGAAGGAGGGGATGTTGCTGCAGGGCGTGGTGACCAACGTGACGGCCTTCGGCGCCTTCGTGGACGTGGGCGTGCACCAGGACGGGCTCGTGCACGTGTCCCAGCTCGCGCAGCGCTTCGTGAAGGACCCGGCCGAGGTGGTGAAGGTGGGCGACCGGCTCACGGTGCGCGTGCTCAGCGTGGACCTCGCGCGCAAGCGCCTCGGCCTGAGCGTGCGCGCGGTGACGGAGGGTGCGCCACCGGCCGCGCCCGGCCCGCGCGCGCCCGCCCCCGCGAAGCCCCCGCAGCGCCCCGCACCCGCCGCCCCCTTCAACAACCCCTTCGGCAAGCTCAAGCGCTAG